In Nocardia asteroides, the following proteins share a genomic window:
- a CDS encoding ABC transporter permease codes for MITTLRPYTSTTGRILRQLRNDHRTVAMILVVPALLMTLLYFIYQDAPQAPHAPLTIFDRVGITMLGILPFIVMFLITAIAMQRERTSGTLERLLTTPLSKLDLLAGYGSAFSLAAAAQAAVACLVSFWLLGMQAAGNPGWVMLIAMVDAVCGVALGLLASAFARTEFQAVQFMPVIVAPQIFLCGLLVPRDRLPGWLEAISNVMPLSYAVDALQQVSVSPEPTATMWRDIAVVAGFAIVALCLGAATLRRRTP; via the coding sequence ATGATCACCACCCTGCGCCCCTACACCTCCACCACCGGCCGGATCCTGCGGCAGCTGCGCAACGACCACCGCACCGTCGCGATGATCCTGGTGGTGCCCGCCCTGCTGATGACGCTGCTGTACTTCATCTACCAGGACGCGCCGCAGGCGCCCCACGCGCCGCTGACCATCTTCGATCGCGTCGGCATCACCATGCTGGGCATCCTGCCGTTCATCGTGATGTTCCTGATCACGGCCATCGCCATGCAGCGTGAACGCACCTCCGGCACGCTGGAACGGCTGCTCACCACGCCGTTGAGCAAGCTCGATCTGCTCGCCGGCTACGGCAGCGCGTTCTCGCTGGCCGCCGCGGCCCAGGCGGCGGTGGCGTGCCTGGTGTCGTTCTGGCTGCTCGGCATGCAGGCCGCGGGCAATCCGGGCTGGGTGATGCTGATCGCCATGGTCGACGCGGTGTGCGGAGTGGCGCTGGGCCTGCTGGCCAGCGCGTTCGCCCGCACCGAGTTCCAGGCGGTGCAGTTCATGCCGGTGATCGTGGCGCCGCAGATCTTCCTGTGCGGGCTGCTGGTGCCGCGCGACCGGCTGCCCGGCTGGCTGGAGGCGATCAGCAATGTGATGCCGTTGAGTTACGCGGTGGACGCGCTGCAGCAGGTGTCGGTGTCGCCGGAACCCACCGCGACGATGTGGCGCGACATCGCGGTGGTCGCCGGGTTCGCGATCGTGGCCCTGTGCCTGGGTGCGGCTACCCTGCGTCGACGGACCCCGTAG
- a CDS encoding multicopper oxidase family protein — translation MASPSRPGRLRRVLLGAGALALTLVLAIAGLVTWTWAGADVSTVGSTDFARPLAIPPQADSTAAPDGTRVFDLDMRSGTTEFEPGRATETWGFNGSYLGPTLRAARGERVRVRVRNQLPEASTVHWHGMHLPAAMDGGPHQMVDPGATWTPEWTVAQPASTLWYHPHPHGATEDHVRRGLAGMFLIDDPAAAALPLPDTYGVDDIPVIVQDMRLRGDRFDGSHAVFRDIGFLGDRILVNGTLAPYQEVGDELVRLRLLNASTARIYNFAFRDSKRFSLIASDGGLLERPETLTAVQLSPGERAEIVVRMRPGERSVLRSERLDAGLDFWSNRFSGGDDRFDILELRAAATLRPSPELPAALVPPSTPDGADATVQRAFDLTLAGINGAAMAMDRIDATVTRGTTEKWVVRNVDGMPHNFHVHDVQFRVLDYAGGPPPPALTGPKDTVFLAPGTTATLALRFDGPADPATPYMYHCHLLWHEDVGMMGQFVVVEPGQQASTPPRHAH, via the coding sequence ATGGCTTCCCCTTCACGCCCCGGCAGGCTGCGCCGGGTACTGCTCGGCGCGGGCGCGCTCGCCCTCACCCTGGTGCTCGCGATCGCGGGCCTGGTGACCTGGACCTGGGCCGGGGCCGACGTCTCGACTGTCGGCAGCACGGATTTCGCGCGACCGCTGGCGATCCCGCCGCAGGCGGACTCGACGGCCGCACCCGACGGCACCCGCGTCTTCGATCTCGACATGCGTTCCGGCACCACCGAATTCGAGCCGGGCCGGGCCACCGAGACGTGGGGCTTCAACGGCAGCTACCTCGGCCCGACCCTCCGGGCCGCGCGCGGCGAGCGGGTCCGGGTCCGGGTGCGCAACCAGTTGCCCGAAGCGTCCACGGTGCACTGGCACGGCATGCATCTGCCCGCCGCCATGGACGGCGGACCGCACCAGATGGTCGACCCCGGCGCCACCTGGACGCCGGAATGGACCGTGGCACAACCGGCGTCGACGCTCTGGTATCACCCGCATCCGCACGGCGCCACCGAGGACCACGTGCGCCGCGGACTGGCGGGCATGTTCCTGATCGACGATCCGGCCGCCGCGGCGCTGCCGCTGCCCGACACCTATGGCGTCGACGACATCCCGGTGATCGTGCAGGACATGCGGTTGCGCGGCGACCGCTTCGACGGCAGCCACGCGGTCTTCCGCGACATCGGTTTCCTCGGTGACCGCATCCTGGTCAACGGCACCCTCGCGCCGTATCAGGAGGTCGGCGACGAGCTGGTCCGGCTGCGGCTGCTCAACGCCTCGACGGCCCGGATCTACAACTTCGCCTTCCGTGACAGCAAGCGGTTCTCGCTGATCGCCTCCGACGGTGGACTGCTCGAACGCCCCGAAACCCTGACCGCCGTGCAGCTTTCACCGGGCGAGCGGGCCGAGATCGTGGTGCGGATGCGGCCGGGCGAGCGCTCGGTGCTGCGCAGCGAGCGGCTCGACGCGGGCCTGGACTTCTGGTCCAACCGGTTCTCCGGCGGCGACGACCGGTTCGACATCCTGGAACTCCGGGCCGCCGCGACCCTGCGCCCCTCGCCGGAGCTGCCCGCCGCGCTGGTCCCACCGTCGACACCGGACGGCGCCGACGCTACGGTGCAGCGCGCCTTCGATCTCACCCTGGCCGGTATCAACGGCGCCGCGATGGCGATGGACCGCATCGACGCGACCGTCACGCGCGGGACGACCGAGAAGTGGGTGGTGCGCAACGTCGACGGGATGCCGCACAACTTCCACGTCCACGACGTGCAGTTCCGGGTTCTCGACTACGCGGGCGGTCCGCCACCGCCCGCGCTGACCGGCCCGAAGGACACCGTCTTCCTGGCCCCCGGCACCACCGCGACGCTGGCACTGCGCTTCGACGGGCCCGCCGATCCGGCGACGCCGTACATGTATCACTGCCACCTGCTCTGGCACGAGGACGTGGGGATGATGGGCCAGTTCGTGGTCGTCGAGCCAGGTCAGCAGGCATCGACACCCCCGAGACACGCGCATTGA
- a CDS encoding low temperature requirement protein A, which translates to MTDTSPAPSPDGGQVRVSTLELFFDLVFVFTITQLTHVFVHHPGWEALLQVALMFGVIWWMYGGYVWLTNEVAPNSSARRTWLLVGMSAFFVLALAVPDAFHGTGIAFGVGYALVTAIHTAMFASAGGASAGLAIRRIGPLNALSAALVLGGGFTHPPVQYLLWAAAFAVQVLSPYLVDAGGFVVRASHFCERHGLVIIVALGESIVALGVGLADEPITVALMAMVALGLALAYVLWWAYFGFDDERGEHALAARPAGERVRPALVAYDYAYYPMLIGVILTSAGIALSIAHGGEPVGWGAAAALSGGVALYFAGQAWFRATLRLTGARSRLLGAAVVAATTPIGVYTMAWAQLAALVAVAYAAVIADDRRILRAGHHSVYA; encoded by the coding sequence GTGACAGATACATCTCCGGCACCGAGCCCCGACGGCGGGCAGGTCCGGGTCTCCACCCTCGAACTGTTCTTCGACCTCGTCTTCGTCTTCACCATCACCCAGCTCACCCATGTCTTCGTCCATCACCCCGGCTGGGAGGCGCTGCTGCAGGTGGCGCTGATGTTCGGGGTGATCTGGTGGATGTACGGCGGATACGTGTGGCTCACCAACGAGGTCGCGCCGAACAGTTCCGCCCGCCGGACCTGGCTGCTCGTCGGCATGTCCGCGTTCTTCGTCCTCGCGCTGGCGGTGCCGGATGCCTTCCACGGCACCGGTATCGCGTTCGGTGTCGGGTACGCGCTGGTGACTGCGATCCACACGGCCATGTTCGCCTCGGCCGGCGGCGCGTCGGCCGGTCTGGCGATCCGGCGGATCGGGCCGCTCAACGCGTTGTCGGCGGCGCTGGTGCTCGGCGGCGGATTCACCCATCCGCCGGTGCAGTATCTGCTGTGGGCGGCGGCGTTCGCGGTGCAGGTGCTCAGTCCCTACCTGGTCGACGCGGGCGGCTTCGTCGTCCGGGCCTCGCACTTCTGCGAGCGGCACGGGCTGGTGATCATCGTCGCGCTCGGCGAGTCCATCGTCGCCCTCGGTGTCGGCCTGGCCGACGAACCGATCACCGTCGCGCTGATGGCGATGGTCGCCCTCGGCCTCGCCCTGGCGTACGTGCTGTGGTGGGCCTACTTCGGGTTCGACGACGAACGCGGCGAGCACGCGCTGGCCGCCCGGCCCGCGGGGGAGCGGGTCCGGCCCGCGCTCGTGGCCTACGACTACGCCTACTACCCGATGCTGATCGGCGTCATCCTCACCTCGGCCGGTATCGCGCTGAGCATCGCGCACGGCGGCGAGCCGGTGGGCTGGGGCGCGGCGGCCGCGCTGTCCGGCGGTGTCGCGCTGTACTTCGCCGGGCAGGCCTGGTTCCGCGCCACGCTGCGGCTGACCGGCGCGCGCAGCAGGCTGCTCGGTGCCGCCGTGGTCGCCGCGACCACCCCGATCGGGGTCTACACCATGGCGTGGGCGCAGCTCGCCGCGCTGGTGGCAGTCGCCTACGCGGCCGTCATCGCCGACGACCGGCGGATCCTGCGGGCAGGCCACCACAGCGTCTACGCCTGA
- a CDS encoding DoxX family protein, whose amino-acid sequence MTTTTATSANLSTTAYRPGKIRNRVLWTLQVVLGLFFIIASGGPKLVIPNMLMDNAPENLTIPLGLLIFIGVVEVAGGIGLMVPRVSALAAAGLSVLTVLAAATQAFIADAPSMAIFPLVLAAIFAWIAYERRATVWSLVR is encoded by the coding sequence ATGACCACCACCACCGCCACTTCCGCGAACCTCTCCACCACCGCCTACCGCCCCGGCAAGATCCGCAACCGGGTGCTGTGGACCCTGCAGGTGGTGCTCGGCCTGTTCTTCATCATCGCCTCGGGCGGCCCGAAGCTCGTCATCCCGAACATGCTGATGGACAACGCCCCCGAGAACCTGACCATCCCGCTGGGCCTGCTCATCTTCATCGGCGTCGTCGAGGTGGCGGGCGGCATCGGCCTGATGGTCCCGCGGGTCAGCGCCCTCGCCGCGGCCGGGCTGTCCGTCCTGACCGTGCTCGCCGCCGCGACCCAGGCCTTCATCGCCGACGCGCCGTCGATGGCGATCTTCCCGCTGGTGCTGGCCGCGATCTTCGCCTGGATCGCTTACGAGCGCCGCGCCACCGTCTGGTCGCTGGTCCGGTGA
- a CDS encoding RNA polymerase sigma-70 factor, with translation MPDQDPFLEHRRLLFSTAYRMLGTVTDAEDILQDAWLKWHGTDHAAVAHPKAYLVRTVTNLALNRLTSAQVTRERYVGPWLPEPVLTSPDIAEDTALADTVSTAMLVVLETLTPVERAVFLLREVFGYTHAEIAAALDRTEASVRQIAHRAKNHVQSRRPRFDTDKAARAHITDQFMAACAGGDLNALMDLLAPDVTCWSDGGGVVTAARRPLHGPDHVARWILGVLAKPASAGIELSGAEINGELGALASIAGNPGAAFTYDLVDGRIHNLRFQVNPGKLTGLYRGTELLG, from the coding sequence ATGCCGGATCAGGACCCCTTTCTCGAGCACCGCCGACTGCTGTTCTCGACCGCCTATCGGATGCTCGGCACGGTCACCGACGCCGAGGACATCCTGCAGGACGCCTGGCTCAAATGGCACGGCACCGACCACGCCGCCGTCGCCCACCCGAAGGCCTACCTGGTCCGCACCGTCACCAATCTGGCGCTGAACCGGCTCACCTCCGCCCAGGTGACCCGCGAACGCTACGTCGGGCCGTGGCTGCCCGAACCGGTGCTGACCTCACCCGACATCGCGGAGGACACCGCCTTGGCCGACACCGTCTCCACCGCCATGCTGGTGGTCCTGGAAACCCTGACCCCCGTCGAACGCGCGGTCTTCCTGCTGCGCGAGGTGTTCGGTTACACGCACGCCGAGATCGCCGCCGCGCTCGACCGCACCGAGGCGAGCGTGCGCCAGATCGCGCACCGCGCCAAGAACCACGTGCAGTCGCGCCGCCCCCGGTTCGACACCGACAAAGCCGCCCGCGCCCACATCACCGACCAGTTCATGGCCGCCTGCGCGGGCGGCGACCTCAACGCGCTGATGGACCTGCTCGCTCCCGACGTCACCTGCTGGTCCGACGGCGGCGGCGTCGTCACCGCGGCCCGCAGACCGCTGCACGGCCCCGACCACGTCGCCCGCTGGATCCTGGGCGTGCTGGCCAAACCCGCCTCGGCCGGAATCGAACTCAGCGGCGCCGAGATCAACGGCGAACTCGGCGCGCTCGCTTCGATCGCGGGCAACCCCGGCGCCGCCTTCACCTACGACCTCGTCGACGGCCGCATCCACAACCTGCGCTTCCAGGTCAACCCCGGCAAGCTGACCGGCCTGTACCGCGGCACCGAACTGCTGGGCTGA
- a CDS encoding alpha/beta fold hydrolase — protein sequence MLTFTSSDDITIHVRSWLPTAAEPVGVVQIAHGMGEHSDRYSHLATMLAGLGYAVYAPDHRGHGYSMFSEPGQLGPDGWNLLVADLVTLTGLLRDRHPGLPLTLFGHSLGSFAVQQYILDHSALVDEVVLCGSTAVDGLFDNIMAAGGDLTAFFNAAFQPTRTDADWISSDEAQVDAYIADPWCGFAIDETNMALLAATAYQRLADPGTVRTDLPVYVMVGDRDPLNDSTRLSDLLVQRYRDAGLTDLTYRIYPGARHEVLNEVDRDTVHADLAAWVTRARV from the coding sequence GTGCTCACCTTCACCAGCAGTGACGACATCACGATCCATGTCCGCTCCTGGCTACCGACGGCCGCGGAACCGGTGGGCGTCGTGCAGATCGCGCACGGCATGGGCGAGCACTCCGACCGCTACAGCCATCTGGCCACCATGCTGGCCGGGCTCGGTTACGCCGTCTACGCGCCCGACCATCGCGGCCACGGCTACAGCATGTTCTCCGAACCGGGTCAGCTCGGGCCCGACGGCTGGAACCTGCTCGTCGCCGACCTGGTCACGCTGACCGGTCTGCTGCGCGACCGCCACCCCGGACTGCCGCTCACGCTGTTCGGCCACAGCCTCGGTTCCTTCGCCGTGCAGCAGTACATCCTCGACCACTCCGCTCTCGTCGACGAGGTCGTGCTGTGTGGGTCGACGGCGGTGGACGGCCTGTTCGACAACATCATGGCCGCGGGCGGCGACCTCACCGCCTTCTTCAACGCCGCCTTCCAGCCCACCCGCACCGACGCCGACTGGATCAGCAGCGACGAAGCGCAGGTCGACGCCTACATCGCCGATCCCTGGTGCGGCTTCGCGATCGACGAGACCAATATGGCGCTGCTCGCCGCCACCGCGTACCAGCGGCTGGCCGACCCCGGCACGGTGCGCACCGACCTGCCGGTCTACGTGATGGTGGGCGACCGCGACCCGCTCAACGACAGCACCCGTCTGTCCGATCTGCTCGTCCAGCGCTACCGCGACGCCGGCCTGACCGACCTCACCTACCGGATCTACCCCGGCGCGCGCCACGAGGTACTCAACGAGGTCGACCGCGACACCGTGCACGCCGACCTCGCCGCCTGGGTGACCCGGGCCCGCGTCTGA
- a CDS encoding class I SAM-dependent methyltransferase — MSDDVTLSGVPLTMLWTLHNRGSEVKRPDAVLTDPDCERLYDTIDFDYARTFGAPDGTHAVRSARFDAALRPWLAAHPGGAVVELAAGLETQFQRCDDGVVRWLCVDVPDAIAIRGRYLPPTERCAHLPISALDLTWLDHVDAARGVFVTAQGLLMYFEPADVRRLVTAILERFPGVELMFDTIPPWFSRKTVRGFRKTPDYTAPPMPWGVERSKITALLRSWTSAVDTVTVSSYGPSHGPLAASLPLFGALPVLRDIPPAIVHVRAR; from the coding sequence ATGTCCGACGACGTAACCCTGAGCGGTGTCCCGCTGACCATGCTCTGGACCCTGCACAACCGCGGTTCCGAGGTGAAGCGACCCGACGCGGTCCTCACCGACCCGGACTGCGAACGCCTCTACGACACCATCGATTTCGACTATGCGCGCACCTTCGGCGCACCCGACGGCACCCACGCCGTGCGCTCCGCGCGCTTCGACGCCGCGCTGCGGCCCTGGCTGGCCGCCCACCCCGGCGGCGCGGTGGTCGAGCTCGCCGCCGGGCTGGAAACCCAGTTCCAGCGCTGCGACGACGGCGTGGTGCGCTGGTTGTGCGTCGACGTGCCGGACGCCATCGCGATCCGCGGCCGGTATCTGCCGCCCACCGAGCGCTGCGCCCACCTACCGATCAGCGCGCTCGACCTGACCTGGCTCGACCACGTCGACGCCGCGCGCGGCGTCTTCGTCACGGCGCAGGGGCTGCTCATGTACTTCGAGCCCGCCGACGTGCGCCGCCTGGTCACCGCCATCCTGGAACGGTTCCCCGGCGTCGAGCTGATGTTCGACACCATCCCGCCGTGGTTCTCCCGCAAGACCGTGCGCGGCTTCCGCAAGACCCCGGACTACACCGCACCGCCGATGCCGTGGGGCGTCGAACGGAGCAAGATCACCGCGCTGCTGCGGTCCTGGACCTCGGCCGTCGACACCGTGACGGTGAGTTCCTACGGTCCCTCGCACGGTCCGCTGGCCGCGAGCCTGCCGCTGTTCGGCGCGCTGCCGGTGCTGCGCGACATCCCGCCCGCGATCGTGCACGTGCGCGCCCGCTGA
- a CDS encoding DNA-3-methyladenine glycosylase — MAVVSAQELAVDPPTAARRLLGATLTAGPVSLRVVEVEAYGSDPAGPWPDPAAHSWPGPTARNAVMFGPAGRLYVYRSYGIHLCVNVTTGFDGIAGAVLVRAGEVTDGLDLARERRPAARKDADLARGPGNVGSALGISLSDYGTELFDPFSGVHIELNPPVSPADIATGPRVGVSLAAEVAWRFWLPASPAVSVYRRSPRAPGPVL, encoded by the coding sequence ATGGCGGTCGTGTCCGCTCAGGAACTGGCCGTCGACCCACCCACCGCCGCGCGCAGACTGCTCGGCGCGACTCTCACCGCGGGCCCGGTGTCGCTGCGCGTCGTCGAGGTCGAGGCCTACGGCAGTGACCCGGCGGGCCCGTGGCCCGATCCCGCCGCGCACTCCTGGCCGGGACCGACCGCCCGCAACGCGGTGATGTTCGGGCCCGCCGGGCGCCTGTATGTCTACCGCTCGTACGGAATCCACCTGTGCGTCAACGTGACCACCGGTTTCGACGGTATCGCCGGGGCGGTGCTGGTGCGGGCCGGCGAGGTGACCGACGGGCTCGACCTCGCCCGCGAGCGCAGACCCGCCGCCCGCAAGGACGCCGACCTGGCCCGCGGCCCCGGCAATGTGGGCAGTGCGCTCGGCATCAGCCTGTCCGACTACGGAACCGAACTGTTCGATCCCTTCTCCGGCGTGCATATCGAACTGAATCCCCCTGTGTCACCGGCGGATATCGCCACCGGTCCCCGGGTCGGCGTCAGCCTCGCTGCCGAGGTGGCATGGCGATTCTGGCTCCCCGCGTCGCCCGCTGTCTCGGTCTATCGGCGCAGTCCACGGGCGCCGGGCCCGGTGCTGTGA
- a CDS encoding LysR family transcriptional regulator, whose amino-acid sequence MDFRAVATFVAVADTGQFQEAAAELRITQQAVSKRIAALENTHGAQLFRRTPHGAELTPAGHALLPHARDILLACRRAEAALRPRPLRVDVIATRVGSAALLQRFHHAHPAVPLDIVTLRGDAAVRAVADGEIDAALLSVPATAALPDTVTAHRVYDEPLQLLVGAEHPLAERHSLRTAELRTVPLWMPGLVAGTEWDAYYRDLTAAFTLDIDRAGPNFGMEDLLDSLTADPRLATLISVDTRIDPGSRPTLRRIDLTGPTPCYPWSIVVRADDAHPSLPTLLMHLAHHRPPEPADRWLPPGT is encoded by the coding sequence GTGGATTTCCGAGCCGTCGCGACCTTTGTCGCCGTCGCCGACACCGGCCAGTTCCAGGAGGCGGCCGCCGAACTGCGCATCACCCAGCAGGCCGTGTCCAAACGGATTGCGGCCCTGGAGAACACGCACGGCGCGCAGCTGTTCCGGCGGACCCCGCACGGTGCCGAGCTGACCCCGGCCGGACACGCGCTGCTGCCGCACGCCCGCGACATCCTGCTGGCCTGCCGCCGCGCGGAAGCCGCCCTGCGTCCGCGTCCGCTGCGGGTCGACGTCATCGCGACCCGGGTCGGCTCGGCCGCCCTGCTCCAGCGGTTCCATCACGCCCACCCCGCCGTGCCCCTGGATATCGTCACCCTGCGCGGCGACGCGGCCGTGCGCGCCGTCGCCGACGGCGAGATCGACGCCGCCCTGCTCTCGGTGCCCGCGACCGCGGCACTCCCGGATACCGTCACCGCCCACCGCGTCTACGACGAACCACTGCAACTCCTCGTCGGCGCGGAACACCCTCTCGCCGAACGGCATTCGCTGCGCACCGCCGAGCTGCGGACGGTGCCGCTGTGGATGCCGGGCCTGGTGGCGGGCACCGAGTGGGACGCCTACTACCGCGACCTGACCGCCGCCTTCACCCTCGACATCGACCGCGCGGGCCCCAACTTCGGCATGGAGGACCTGCTCGACTCCCTCACCGCCGACCCCCGCCTGGCGACCCTGATCAGCGTCGACACCCGGATCGACCCCGGCTCCCGCCCCACGCTGCGCCGCATCGATCTCACCGGCCCGACCCCCTGCTACCCGTGGTCGATCGTGGTCCGCGCCGACGACGCCCACCCGTCCCTGCCCACCCTGCTCATGCACCTCGCCCACCACCGCCCGCCCGAACCCGCCGACCGCTGGCTCCCGCCCGGGACATAG
- a CDS encoding NAD(P)/FAD-dependent oxidoreductase, producing the protein MNTTPHRIVVLGAGYTGMLAAIRLAHRTRKLDVRITLVNPSARFTERLRLHQIAAGQELANHHIPALLDGTGIGFVQGRATAIDPDARRVHVDSAGVLDYDELVYALGSFTDTTAVPGVADHAWTLNDPRLAHEFAGRLTALAATHGTVTVCGGGLTGIEAAAEIAESHPDLRVTLISATEPGAMMGDKARAHLNTVLDRLGIVRRVGVRVTKVLPDAVELADGTRVDADLTLWTSGVRVAALAAEAGIETDARGLIVVDPTLKSVSHTTIHAIGDAAAIRQAWGTVHGTCQSGLPTAAYTADTIAADLRGKRVRPFRFGYFHQPVSLGRRDAVIQFTKADDTPGRFYLTGWAARTYKELVSSSPVPSFKMSRKMAVSVQLSKGGKATRRTMRHG; encoded by the coding sequence ATGAACACCACCCCGCACCGCATCGTCGTCCTCGGCGCCGGCTACACGGGCATGCTCGCCGCGATCCGGCTCGCCCACCGCACGCGCAAGCTCGACGTCCGGATCACCCTGGTCAATCCCTCGGCGCGGTTCACCGAGCGGCTGCGCCTGCACCAGATCGCCGCCGGGCAGGAACTGGCGAACCACCACATCCCGGCGCTGCTCGACGGCACCGGAATCGGCTTCGTGCAGGGCCGGGCCACCGCCATCGACCCCGACGCGCGGCGAGTCCATGTCGACAGCGCCGGTGTCCTCGACTACGACGAACTGGTCTACGCCCTGGGCAGTTTCACCGACACCACCGCCGTCCCCGGCGTCGCCGACCATGCCTGGACGTTGAACGACCCCCGCCTGGCCCACGAATTCGCCGGCCGGCTCACCGCACTCGCCGCCACCCACGGCACGGTGACCGTCTGCGGCGGCGGTCTCACCGGGATCGAAGCCGCCGCCGAGATCGCCGAAAGCCACCCCGACCTGCGCGTCACCCTGATCAGCGCGACCGAACCCGGCGCGATGATGGGCGACAAGGCCCGTGCCCACCTGAACACGGTGCTGGATCGGCTCGGCATCGTCCGCCGGGTGGGAGTGCGCGTCACCAAGGTCCTGCCCGACGCGGTCGAACTCGCCGACGGCACCCGCGTCGACGCCGACCTCACCCTGTGGACCAGCGGTGTCCGCGTCGCGGCACTGGCGGCCGAGGCGGGCATCGAGACCGACGCGCGCGGCCTCATCGTGGTGGACCCGACCCTGAAGTCGGTGTCACATACCACGATTCACGCCATCGGCGACGCGGCCGCGATCCGCCAGGCCTGGGGCACCGTCCACGGCACCTGCCAGAGCGGGCTGCCCACCGCCGCCTACACCGCCGACACCATCGCCGCCGACCTGCGCGGCAAGCGGGTGCGGCCCTTCCGTTTCGGCTACTTCCACCAGCCGGTGAGCCTGGGCCGCCGCGACGCCGTCATCCAGTTCACCAAGGCGGACGACACTCCCGGCCGGTTCTACCTGACCGGCTGGGCCGCGCGGACCTACAAGGAGCTGGTCAGCAGCAGCCCGGTGCCCTCGTTCAAGATGAGCCGGAAGATGGCCGTGAGCGTCCAGCTGTCCAAGGGCGGCAAGGCGACTCGACGGACCATGCGTCATGGTTGA
- a CDS encoding TetR/AcrR family transcriptional regulator has product MSDGESDSGTARSGRTGRRPGNTDTRAAILAAARVRFADTGFDKTSIRAIAGDAEVDPALVHHYFGTKQQLFAAAVEFPVDPEATLGAVDRAPLDELGATIVRAVVGVWDSPAGPGIVAMVRSIFAGGEMSLARSFLLQVVLERVRLRIATPADDGRARVSLAAAQMIGVLTARKIVGIEPLASMPIDQVVATVGPSVQRYLTGEIDTGTG; this is encoded by the coding sequence ATGAGTGACGGCGAATCCGATTCGGGCACAGCCAGATCCGGGCGCACCGGACGCAGGCCCGGCAACACCGACACCAGGGCGGCGATCCTGGCGGCGGCCCGGGTCCGGTTCGCCGACACCGGTTTCGACAAGACCTCGATCCGGGCGATCGCCGGGGACGCCGAGGTGGATCCCGCTCTCGTGCACCACTATTTCGGCACCAAACAGCAGTTGTTCGCGGCAGCGGTGGAGTTCCCCGTCGATCCCGAGGCCACGCTCGGCGCCGTGGATCGCGCGCCGCTCGACGAACTGGGCGCGACGATCGTGCGCGCGGTGGTCGGCGTGTGGGACTCCCCCGCCGGGCCGGGGATCGTCGCGATGGTGCGCAGCATATTCGCGGGTGGCGAAATGAGCCTGGCCCGGTCGTTCCTGCTCCAGGTGGTGCTGGAGCGGGTGCGGCTGCGCATCGCCACGCCGGCCGACGACGGCCGGGCGCGGGTGTCGCTGGCGGCCGCGCAGATGATCGGGGTGCTCACCGCCCGCAAGATCGTCGGCATCGAACCGCTGGCATCGATGCCGATCGATCAGGTCGTAGCCACGGTCGGTCCGTCGGTGCAGCGCTACCTGACCGGCGAGATCGATACCGGCACAGGGTGA
- a CDS encoding ABC transporter ATP-binding protein has product MSHPAPPPVAVQVDGLTVQRGKRTVLHGLTLDIPRGSITGLLGPSGCGKTTLMRSIVGTQIVESGSVTVLGEPAGSAGLRRRVGYVTQAPSIYADISVRDNVAYYAALYGRDRDDVDSALAGVGLLDHAGQLGDQLSGGQKTRASLACALVGKPELLVLDEPTVGLDPVLRVELWKQFRELAAAGTTLLVSSHVMDEADHCDRLLLMREGRLLAQLSPDELRARTDEQNLENAFLTLITMGERA; this is encoded by the coding sequence ATGTCGCACCCCGCTCCGCCGCCGGTCGCCGTCCAGGTCGACGGCCTCACCGTCCAGCGCGGCAAACGCACCGTTCTGCACGGGCTCACCCTCGACATTCCGCGCGGCTCGATCACCGGCCTGCTCGGCCCGTCGGGCTGCGGCAAAACCACCTTGATGCGCAGCATCGTCGGCACCCAGATCGTCGAATCGGGCAGCGTCACCGTGCTCGGTGAACCCGCGGGCAGCGCCGGGCTGCGGCGCCGGGTCGGCTATGTCACCCAGGCGCCGAGCATCTACGCCGACATCAGCGTCCGCGACAACGTCGCCTACTACGCCGCGCTCTACGGTCGCGACCGCGACGACGTCGATTCCGCGCTCGCGGGCGTTGGCCTGCTCGACCACGCCGGCCAGCTCGGCGACCAGCTCTCCGGCGGCCAGAAGACCCGGGCCTCGCTGGCGTGCGCGCTGGTCGGCAAGCCGGAACTGCTGGTGCTCGACGAACCGACCGTCGGTCTGGACCCGGTGCTGCGGGTCGAATTGTGGAAGCAGTTCCGCGAATTGGCCGCGGCGGGCACCACCCTGCTCGTGTCGAGTCACGTGATGGACGAGGCCGACCACTGCGACCGGCTGCTGCTCATGCGCGAGGGCAGACTGCTCGCCCAGCTCAGTCCCGACGAACTGCGCGCACGGACCGACGAGCAGAACCTCGAGAACGCCTTCCTCACGCTGATCACGATGGGAGAGCGCGCATGA